The Vibrio agarivorans genome window below encodes:
- the parE gene encoding DNA topoisomerase IV subunit B — protein MTEQYNAGAIEVLNGLEPVRRRPGMYTDTARPNHLGQEVIDNSVDEALAGHASKVQVILHPDQSLEVIDDGRGMPVDIHPEEKISGVELIFCKLHAGGKFSNKNYQFSGGLHGVGISVVNALSKRVEVTVRREGQVYEMAFENGNKVEELTVTGTCGRRNKGTSVHFWPDGSYFDSANFSVTRLVNNLRAKAVLCPGLEITFSDKVNGNEHRWLYEDGLTDYLAEGVKGYPVLPEKPFTGEFSAETEAANWAVIWQPEGGEMITESYVNLIPTAQGGTHVNGLRQGLLDAMREFCEFRNLLPRGVKLTGDDVFDRCSYVLSVKMQDPQFAGQTKERLSSRQTAAFVSGVVKDAFSLWLNEKPQLAELLAEVCIANAHRRMRASKKVVRKKVASGPALPGKLTDCSVQDLNRTEIFFVEGDSAGGSAKQARDREFQAVMPLRGKILNTWEVSADQVLASQEVHDISVALGIDPDSDNLDSLRYGKICILADADSDGLHIATLLCALFTRHFRSLVEAGHIYVAMPPLYRIDCGKEVFYALDDDEKEGILERLSKKKAKINVQRFKGLGEMNPLQLRETTMDPNTRRLVQLTIDDSEATMEMMDMLLGKKRADDRRSWLQNNGDMAEV, from the coding sequence AACCATTTGGGCCAAGAAGTTATCGACAACAGTGTCGATGAAGCGCTTGCTGGACATGCCTCGAAGGTGCAAGTCATTTTGCATCCAGACCAATCACTTGAAGTGATCGATGATGGTCGTGGTATGCCTGTCGATATTCACCCAGAAGAGAAGATCTCTGGCGTGGAATTGATTTTTTGTAAGCTGCATGCTGGTGGTAAGTTCTCAAACAAGAACTACCAATTCTCGGGTGGTCTACACGGTGTAGGTATCTCCGTCGTTAACGCCCTGTCTAAGCGCGTTGAAGTCACGGTCCGCCGTGAGGGCCAAGTCTATGAAATGGCCTTCGAGAATGGCAATAAAGTTGAAGAGCTCACCGTAACAGGCACATGTGGTCGCCGCAATAAAGGCACCAGTGTTCATTTCTGGCCAGATGGTAGTTACTTTGATTCAGCTAACTTCTCTGTTACTCGCTTGGTCAACAACCTCCGCGCGAAAGCGGTGTTGTGTCCGGGGCTAGAGATAACCTTCAGTGACAAAGTGAATGGCAACGAGCATCGCTGGCTGTATGAAGATGGTTTGACAGATTACCTCGCTGAAGGCGTTAAAGGTTATCCGGTTCTGCCAGAAAAACCATTTACTGGCGAGTTCAGCGCAGAAACAGAAGCCGCTAACTGGGCGGTGATTTGGCAGCCAGAAGGCGGTGAGATGATCACCGAGAGCTACGTAAACCTGATCCCTACGGCTCAAGGTGGTACACACGTGAATGGCCTTCGTCAGGGCCTTCTTGATGCAATGCGTGAGTTCTGTGAATTCCGCAACTTGCTGCCACGTGGTGTAAAGCTCACGGGTGATGATGTCTTTGACCGCTGTTCGTATGTCTTGTCGGTGAAGATGCAAGACCCTCAGTTTGCCGGTCAAACCAAAGAGCGTTTGTCATCTCGTCAAACGGCTGCGTTTGTTTCCGGTGTGGTGAAAGACGCATTCAGCCTGTGGTTGAATGAGAAGCCTCAGCTAGCAGAGTTGCTTGCTGAAGTGTGTATTGCTAATGCTCACCGCCGTATGCGAGCGAGCAAAAAAGTGGTGCGCAAAAAAGTTGCCTCAGGCCCTGCACTTCCTGGCAAGCTGACGGATTGTTCTGTTCAAGATTTAAATCGTACTGAGATCTTCTTTGTCGAGGGTGACTCTGCGGGGGGCTCAGCGAAACAAGCCCGTGACCGTGAGTTCCAAGCGGTGATGCCGCTGCGTGGTAAGATCCTAAATACTTGGGAAGTCTCTGCAGATCAGGTTCTCGCTTCTCAAGAGGTACACGATATCTCAGTCGCGCTGGGTATCGACCCTGATAGCGATAATTTAGACAGCTTACGTTACGGTAAGATCTGTATCTTAGCCGATGCGGACTCGGATGGTCTGCACATCGCGACTCTGTTGTGCGCACTCTTTACTCGTCACTTCCGCTCACTCGTTGAAGCGGGGCATATCTATGTTGCCATGCCTCCTCTGTACCGTATCGATTGCGGCAAAGAGGTATTTTATGCGCTGGATGATGATGAGAAAGAGGGCATACTTGAGCGCTTATCGAAAAAGAAAGCCAAGATCAACGTACAGCGATTCAAAGGTCTGGGTGAGATGAACCCACTCCAGTTGCGCGAAACCACCATGGATCCAAACACTCGCCGCCTAGTTCAACTAACTATTGATGACTCAGAGGCGACAATGGAGATGATGGATATGTTGTTAGGCAAGAAGCGTGCTGATGATCGCCGCTCTTGGCTGCAGAACAACGGTGATATGGCTGAGGTTTAA
- the zapG gene encoding Z-ring associated protein ZapG has protein sequence MPWIYAIVGLLIGALIGYFVARFTAPDAKKQKHLQKDLESAQFTLEQQRQELSDHFAQTATLLDTIGKDYTKLYQHMAETSRELLPHQPEQDNPFTKLVAQPETQPQETETQESVEESKVTDIDQAPRDYANGATGLLKEEEKEILHTPEVATAKAS, from the coding sequence ATGCCTTGGATTTACGCTATTGTTGGCTTACTAATTGGTGCACTTATTGGTTACTTTGTTGCCCGCTTTACAGCCCCTGACGCAAAGAAACAAAAACACCTACAAAAAGACTTAGAATCTGCACAATTTACTTTAGAGCAACAACGCCAAGAACTGTCAGATCACTTTGCCCAAACCGCAACCCTACTTGACACTATTGGCAAAGATTACACCAAGCTTTATCAGCATATGGCAGAGACATCACGCGAGCTACTGCCTCATCAGCCAGAGCAGGATAATCCATTTACTAAATTGGTTGCTCAACCAGAAACCCAGCCTCAAGAGACCGAGACGCAAGAGTCCGTCGAAGAGAGCAAGGTTACCGATATCGACCAAGCACCACGTGATTACGCTAATGGTGCGACTGGCCTACTTAAAGAAGAAGAGAAAGAAATCCTTCATACCCCTGAAGTTGCTACCGCAAAGGCGTCTTAA
- the degS gene encoding outer membrane-stress sensor serine endopeptidase DegS yields the protein MVHFLLRSVGLGLATAALLLLAMPSLRQQVLPDYVTPQPDSIQQLQVSFKEAVREAAPAVVNIYSRKYTESSRTQLSTQGLGSGVIVSDKGYIITNYHVVAQADQIIVALQDGRVAAAQVVGVDRRTDIAVLRVEGENLPVIPQSEDYKAQVGDIVLAIGNPYNLGQTTTLGIISATGRSSISADGRQSFIQTDAAINEGNSGGALVNTRGELVGINTASFQQATELETYGISFAIPYVLAKRIMEKIIADGRVIRGYIGIDGQDINSVTARLLGDNHLGGIVVLGIDPNGPAAAAGFETQDIILKIDGKKVNGKQSVMDQVTDLRPGTVIDILVLRDGEELPLKVTIAEDSREFIPQ from the coding sequence ATTGTTCATTTTCTGCTGCGCTCTGTCGGTCTAGGCCTTGCTACGGCAGCCTTGCTGTTGCTCGCCATGCCCTCTTTACGCCAGCAAGTATTGCCCGATTACGTCACTCCACAGCCAGACAGTATTCAACAGCTACAGGTATCTTTTAAAGAAGCGGTTCGAGAGGCCGCGCCGGCAGTTGTCAATATTTATAGTCGCAAATACACCGAAAGCTCACGCACTCAGCTCTCTACACAAGGTCTAGGCTCTGGCGTTATTGTCAGTGACAAAGGCTACATTATTACCAACTATCACGTAGTGGCTCAAGCTGACCAGATTATTGTCGCATTGCAAGATGGTCGAGTTGCCGCAGCGCAGGTCGTCGGGGTTGATAGGCGTACAGACATCGCGGTGCTTCGCGTTGAGGGTGAGAACCTCCCTGTCATTCCACAAAGCGAGGATTATAAAGCACAAGTCGGAGATATTGTTTTAGCGATTGGTAACCCATACAACCTAGGTCAAACCACAACACTCGGCATTATTTCAGCAACAGGACGCTCATCCATCAGTGCTGATGGTCGTCAATCTTTTATCCAAACCGATGCAGCCATCAATGAGGGTAACTCGGGCGGTGCATTGGTTAACACTCGCGGTGAGCTTGTGGGTATTAACACCGCGTCATTCCAACAAGCGACAGAGCTTGAGACCTATGGTATCTCGTTCGCTATTCCTTACGTGCTGGCCAAGCGTATTATGGAGAAAATTATCGCTGATGGTCGCGTCATTCGTGGCTACATCGGTATTGATGGACAAGACATCAACTCAGTGACAGCTCGCTTACTAGGAGATAATCATTTAGGCGGTATCGTTGTTCTCGGTATTGACCCTAACGGACCTGCCGCCGCCGCTGGCTTTGAAACCCAAGACATCATCTTAAAAATCGATGGTAAAAAGGTGAATGGCAAACAAAGCGTGATGGACCAAGTGACCGATCTTAGACCAGGCACCGTCATTGATATCCTCGTTCTGCGCGATGGTGAAGAGCTTCCGCTCAAGGTAACGATAGCCGAAGACTCGCGCGAATTTATTCCGCAGTAA
- a CDS encoding DegQ family serine endoprotease, whose translation MKKPLLALTALSLSLGVALTPISAQAALPLSVQGEQLPSLAPMLEKVTPAVVSIAVEGTQVARQQIPEPFQFFFGPEFPTEQVQERPFRGLGSGVIIDAKQGHIVTNYHVINGADKIRIKLHDGREYDAELIGGDEMSDVALLKVDKPKNLTQITVADSDKLRVGDFTVAIGNPFGLGQTVTSGIVSALGRSGLNLENFENFIQTDAAINSGNSGGALVNLNGELIGINTAILGPNGGNIGIGFAIPSNMMKNLTVQILEFGEVKRGMLGVQGGEVTSELAEALGYESSKGAFVSQVVPDSAADKAGLEAGDIIVSINGRKINTFSELRAKVATLGAGKEIELGVVRDGKSMKFDVTLGEQSNMKTSADKLHPGLTGAELTNTTDQDAIAGIKVSGVAKGSPAESYQLQQGDIIIGVNRHRVKNLAELRAIVEKTEGVLALNVQRGERTLYLVIR comes from the coding sequence ATGAAAAAACCTTTGCTAGCCCTGACCGCACTCTCACTTAGTCTTGGGGTAGCCCTTACCCCAATCTCAGCTCAAGCAGCGCTACCTCTCTCTGTTCAAGGTGAACAACTGCCTAGCCTTGCGCCGATGCTTGAGAAAGTGACACCCGCGGTTGTCAGTATTGCCGTTGAAGGAACACAAGTTGCACGCCAGCAAATCCCTGAACCCTTTCAGTTCTTTTTTGGACCTGAATTTCCCACTGAACAAGTACAAGAGCGCCCCTTCCGAGGTTTAGGCTCGGGGGTCATTATTGACGCCAAACAGGGTCATATCGTAACCAACTATCACGTCATCAATGGCGCAGACAAGATTCGTATCAAACTGCATGATGGCAGAGAGTATGACGCCGAGCTCATCGGCGGTGATGAAATGTCAGATGTTGCGTTATTAAAAGTCGACAAGCCGAAAAACCTCACGCAAATAACCGTGGCGGATTCCGACAAGTTGCGCGTTGGTGACTTTACCGTTGCCATTGGTAACCCGTTTGGTCTGGGTCAAACCGTCACCTCCGGTATCGTTTCTGCTCTTGGCCGCAGCGGCCTCAACCTGGAAAACTTTGAGAACTTTATTCAAACTGATGCAGCCATAAACAGCGGTAATTCTGGCGGTGCACTGGTTAATCTTAATGGCGAGTTGATTGGTATCAATACCGCAATCTTAGGACCAAACGGTGGCAACATCGGTATTGGCTTTGCTATTCCTTCTAACATGATGAAGAACCTGACCGTTCAGATCCTTGAATTTGGCGAAGTCAAACGCGGTATGCTAGGGGTGCAAGGTGGTGAAGTCACTTCCGAACTGGCTGAAGCGCTAGGGTATGAATCAAGCAAAGGTGCCTTTGTCAGTCAAGTGGTTCCAGACAGCGCAGCTGACAAAGCGGGCTTAGAAGCCGGCGATATTATTGTCTCGATCAATGGGCGTAAGATTAACACCTTCAGTGAATTACGTGCGAAAGTCGCCACTCTGGGAGCAGGAAAAGAGATCGAACTCGGCGTTGTTCGCGATGGTAAGTCGATGAAATTTGACGTTACCCTTGGCGAGCAAAGCAACATGAAGACTTCTGCAGATAAGCTGCACCCAGGCCTAACTGGGGCAGAGCTCACCAACACAACCGATCAAGATGCGATTGCAGGCATCAAGGTTTCTGGTGTTGCCAAAGGCTCACCGGCTGAATCATATCAATTACAACAGGGCGACATCATCATTGGCGTCAATCGTCACCGAGTGAAAAACCTGGCTGAACTGCGCGCTATTGTAGAAAAAACAGAAGGAGTGTTGGCCCTTAATGTACAGCGAGGCGAAAGAACCCTCTACTTAGTCATTCGCTAA
- the zapE gene encoding cell division protein ZapE, translated as MSSEGLTPIQRYHYDVEHNGFEHDSAQMQAVTALDKLYLSFQEYLAFKPKPLSMMQKLMGKKPQIAKPPQGLYMWGGVGRGKTYLMDTFFHALPEEGKMRVHFHRFMYQVHNELKELKETVNPLEVIAERLAKNIKVICFDEFYVSDITDAMILSTLFNALFNRGVVLVATSNIPPSNLYRNGLQRARFLPTIALIEKHCDVLNVDSGIDFRLRTLEQAEIYHSPLDNQATDNLKRYFSELTQHCEPSEITQEVDVNRRLLTVEGCCEGVLYASFAQLCESARSQNDYIELSRFYHTVLLSNVKQMNQSNDDAARRFIALVDEFYERNVTLIISAEVPIEQLYLDGLLSFEFERCKSRLIEMQSHDYLAREHLA; from the coding sequence ATGAGCAGTGAAGGACTAACACCAATTCAGCGCTATCACTATGATGTAGAGCACAATGGATTTGAGCATGACAGTGCACAAATGCAAGCGGTTACTGCGCTTGATAAGTTGTATCTGTCGTTTCAAGAGTACCTCGCTTTTAAGCCCAAGCCGTTATCAATGATGCAAAAGCTGATGGGTAAAAAGCCACAAATAGCTAAGCCGCCACAAGGGTTGTATATGTGGGGCGGGGTAGGTCGTGGTAAAACCTATTTAATGGATACGTTTTTTCATGCTTTGCCAGAAGAGGGAAAAATGCGGGTGCATTTTCACCGCTTTATGTATCAAGTGCACAATGAACTCAAGGAGCTCAAAGAGACCGTTAACCCACTTGAAGTGATCGCCGAGCGTCTAGCAAAAAATATCAAAGTGATCTGTTTTGATGAGTTTTATGTGTCTGATATTACCGATGCGATGATTCTCTCTACCTTATTCAATGCGCTATTTAATCGAGGGGTAGTGTTAGTCGCCACCTCAAACATCCCGCCAAGCAATTTGTATAGAAATGGTCTGCAACGTGCCCGCTTTTTACCCACAATCGCACTAATAGAAAAGCACTGTGATGTGCTGAATGTCGATAGCGGAATCGACTTTCGCCTTAGGACTCTGGAGCAGGCCGAGATCTATCACTCCCCGCTAGACAATCAAGCCACGGACAACCTTAAGCGCTATTTTTCCGAGTTAACCCAACATTGTGAGCCTTCTGAAATAACCCAAGAAGTAGACGTCAATCGGCGTTTACTTACCGTGGAGGGCTGCTGTGAGGGGGTATTGTATGCAAGCTTTGCCCAGCTTTGTGAATCTGCGCGAAGTCAAAATGACTACATTGAGCTGTCGCGCTTCTACCACACGGTGCTGCTGAGCAACGTAAAACAGATGAATCAGTCTAACGATGATGCAGCGCGACGCTTTATCGCACTCGTCGATGAGTTTTATGAGCGTAATGTGACGCTGATTATTTCAGCCGAGGTACCCATAGAACAGTTGTATCTCGATGGGCTACTCAGTTTCGAGTTTGAGCGTTGTAAATCTCGCCTGATTGAAATGCAAAGTCATGATTATCTTGCACGTGAGCACTTGGCCTAA
- the rpsI gene encoding 30S ribosomal protein S9, which produces MAENKYYGTGRRKSSAARVFITPGSGNIVINKRSLDEYFGRPTSRMVVKQPLELVEMVEKLDLYITVKGGGISGQAGAIRHGITRALMEYDESLRPTLRAAGYVTRDARCVERKKVGLRKARRRPQFSKR; this is translated from the coding sequence ATGGCAGAGAATAAATACTACGGCACTGGCCGTCGCAAAAGCTCAGCTGCACGTGTGTTCATCACACCAGGCAGCGGTAACATCGTAATCAACAAGCGTAGCCTTGACGAGTACTTCGGTCGTCCAACTTCTCGTATGGTTGTTAAGCAACCTCTAGAGCTAGTTGAGATGGTTGAGAAACTTGACCTATACATCACTGTTAAAGGTGGTGGTATCTCTGGTCAAGCTGGTGCTATCCGTCACGGTATCACTCGTGCTCTTATGGAGTACGATGAGTCTCTACGTCCAACTCTACGTGCTGCGGGTTATGTTACTCGTGACGCTCGTTGCGTTGAGCGTAAGAAAGTTGGTCTACGTAAAGCACGTCGTCGTCCACAGTTCTCAAAGCGTTAA
- the rplM gene encoding 50S ribosomal protein L13 encodes MKTFVAKPETVKRDWYVVDAEGKTLGRLASEIASRLRGKHKAEYTPHVDTGDYIIVINAEKVTVTGNKAAAKTYYRHTEFPGGLKSITFDKLIDRKPEMAIELAVKGMLPRGPLGRAMYRKLKVYAGTEHNHAAQQPKVLDI; translated from the coding sequence ATGAAAACTTTCGTTGCTAAACCAGAAACTGTAAAACGCGACTGGTATGTTGTAGACGCTGAAGGTAAAACTCTTGGCCGTCTAGCAAGTGAAATTGCATCTCGCCTACGTGGCAAACATAAAGCTGAGTACACTCCACACGTTGACACTGGTGATTACATCATCGTTATCAACGCAGAGAAAGTTACTGTAACTGGTAACAAAGCTGCAGCTAAGACTTACTACCGTCACACTGAATTCCCAGGTGGCCTTAAGTCAATCACTTTTGACAAGCTGATCGACCGTAAGCCAGAAATGGCTATCGAACTAGCAGTTAAAGGTATGCTTCCACGTGGTCCTCTAGGCCGTGCTATGTACCGTAAGCTTAAAGTTTACGCTGGCACTGAGCACAACCACGCTGCTCAGCAACCAAAAGTACTAGACATCTAA
- the parC gene encoding DNA topoisomerase IV subunit A, which produces MSNEITYDGVEQLPMRRFTEDAYLNYSMYVIMDRALPYIGDGLKPVQRRIIYAMSELGLSAAAKYKKSARTVGDVLGKYHPHGDSACYEAMVLMAQPFSYRYPLVDGQGNWGAPDDPKSFAAMRYTEAKLSKFAEVLLGELGQGTVEWQPNFDGTMKEPQMLPARLPHILLNGVTGIAVGMATDIPPHNVREVADATVHLIDNPKADLNDVMQFVKGPDYPTEAEIISPKSDLEKIYRTGRGSIKMRAVWHKEGSDIVVTSLPHQVSGSKLLEQIANQMRAKKLPMVDDLRDESDHENPTRIVIVPRSNRVDSEQLMNHLFASTDLERNYRVNLNMIGLDNRPQVKGLVQILGEWIEFRRETVRRRLQYRLDKVLARLHILEGLLVAYLNLDEVIEIIRTEDEPKAVLMERFGITDIQADAILDTKLRHLAKLEEMKIRGEQDELEKEREKLEQLLGSERRMNTLLKKEIKADAEKYGDDRRSPLVERAEAKALTERDLVPSEPITVVLSDKGWIRHAKGHEVDATSLNYKSGDKYLAHARGKSNQQAVFLGNDGRSYSLESHSLPSARSQGEPITGRLNVAAGTNITQVVMGDDEALWLIGSDAGYGFVCKGSDMLSKNRSGKALVTLPQNSQVMTPLAIADLDADEILAITNQGRMLMFPIKDLPQLGKGKGNKIINIPAAKAKEREEFVSHLMPIPQGASLTLYAGKRKLGLKPADLENFRGERGRRGSLLPRGLQRVTRIEIDADSDKSEPAEES; this is translated from the coding sequence ATGTCTAACGAAATTACATACGATGGCGTTGAACAGCTGCCAATGCGCAGGTTTACAGAAGACGCTTATCTGAACTACTCGATGTACGTCATCATGGACCGTGCCTTGCCATACATTGGCGATGGTTTGAAACCGGTTCAGCGTCGTATTATCTATGCAATGTCGGAGCTGGGCTTATCAGCGGCGGCGAAATACAAAAAATCGGCTCGTACCGTTGGTGATGTGTTGGGTAAATATCACCCTCACGGTGATTCTGCGTGTTATGAGGCGATGGTACTTATGGCTCAGCCGTTCTCATATCGTTACCCATTGGTTGATGGTCAGGGAAACTGGGGGGCGCCAGATGACCCGAAATCATTCGCTGCGATGCGTTATACCGAAGCGAAGCTGTCTAAGTTTGCCGAAGTTCTACTTGGTGAGTTAGGGCAGGGCACGGTCGAGTGGCAGCCGAACTTTGATGGCACAATGAAAGAGCCACAAATGTTGCCAGCGCGTTTACCGCATATTCTGCTCAATGGTGTTACGGGTATCGCGGTAGGTATGGCGACAGATATACCACCACATAACGTTCGCGAAGTCGCTGATGCTACTGTGCATCTGATCGACAATCCAAAAGCCGATTTGAATGATGTGATGCAGTTTGTAAAGGGCCCGGATTACCCGACAGAAGCTGAAATCATTTCACCGAAATCTGACCTTGAGAAAATCTATCGCACGGGTCGTGGCAGCATTAAGATGCGTGCCGTTTGGCATAAAGAGGGCTCTGATATTGTGGTAACTTCACTACCACACCAAGTATCGGGCTCTAAGCTGCTTGAGCAGATCGCCAATCAGATGCGAGCGAAAAAACTGCCAATGGTCGATGACCTGCGCGACGAATCGGATCATGAAAACCCTACACGTATCGTGATTGTGCCGCGTTCAAACCGTGTCGACAGTGAGCAGTTGATGAATCACCTGTTTGCTTCAACGGATCTTGAGCGTAATTATCGCGTGAACCTCAATATGATCGGCCTAGACAATCGCCCGCAGGTGAAAGGTTTAGTTCAGATCTTAGGTGAGTGGATTGAGTTCCGCCGCGAAACAGTGCGTCGCCGTTTACAATACCGCTTAGACAAGGTGCTTGCTCGCCTACACATCCTTGAAGGTTTGTTGGTGGCGTACCTCAACTTAGACGAAGTGATTGAAATCATTCGTACTGAAGATGAGCCTAAAGCGGTACTGATGGAGCGCTTTGGGATCACTGACATCCAAGCTGACGCGATCCTTGATACTAAACTTCGTCATCTTGCCAAACTTGAAGAGATGAAGATTCGTGGCGAACAAGACGAGCTTGAAAAAGAGCGTGAAAAGCTAGAGCAGTTATTAGGCTCTGAGCGTCGCATGAATACTCTTCTGAAGAAAGAGATCAAAGCTGACGCTGAGAAGTACGGTGATGATCGCCGCTCTCCATTAGTAGAGCGCGCAGAAGCGAAAGCGTTGACTGAGCGTGACTTAGTACCAAGTGAACCAATCACTGTCGTACTGTCTGATAAAGGTTGGATTCGTCACGCGAAAGGCCATGAAGTGGATGCGACAAGCCTGAACTACAAGTCTGGTGATAAATACTTGGCTCATGCAAGAGGTAAGAGCAATCAGCAAGCGGTGTTCTTGGGTAATGATGGTCGAAGCTACTCGCTAGAATCACACTCGCTGCCTTCGGCTCGTAGTCAAGGTGAGCCAATTACCGGTCGATTGAATGTCGCTGCAGGTACAAATATTACCCAAGTCGTGATGGGTGATGATGAAGCCTTGTGGTTGATTGGTTCTGATGCAGGTTATGGGTTTGTGTGTAAAGGTAGTGACATGCTGTCGAAGAATCGCAGCGGTAAAGCACTAGTCACCTTGCCACAAAACTCGCAAGTGATGACACCATTAGCGATTGCTGATTTGGATGCCGATGAGATATTGGCCATCACTAACCAAGGTCGCATGCTGATGTTCCCGATTAAAGACCTACCGCAACTAGGTAAAGGTAAGGGCAACAAGATCATTAATATTCCTGCGGCAAAAGCAAAAGAGCGCGAAGAGTTTGTGTCTCACCTTATGCCAATTCCGCAAGGGGCTTCATTGACGCTCTATGCGGGTAAGCGCAAGCTAGGCTTGAAACCGGCAGATTTAGAGAACTTCCGAGGTGAGCGTGGCCGCCGTGGTAGCTTGTTACCAAGAGGTCTTCAGCGTGTGACTCGTATAGAGATTGATGCTGATTCAGATAAGAGTGAACCAGCCGAAGAGTCTTGA
- the petA gene encoding ubiquinol-cytochrome c reductase iron-sulfur subunit, protein MSNAPLNNGRRRFLTATTAVVGGLGAAAVAVPFIKSWNPSAKAKAAGAPVEVDIGKLEEGQMVRVEWRGKPVWIVRRAQSVVDGLTDLDSQLRDPSSAEEQQPAYATNAYRSIKPEYFVAVGICTHLGCSPTYLPDTFSEQVQGVKSGFFCPCHGSKFDMAGRVFQGVPAPLNLVVPPHMYISDTKVIVGVDEEGEA, encoded by the coding sequence ATGAGCAATGCGCCATTAAATAACGGACGCAGACGTTTTTTAACTGCTACAACCGCGGTTGTGGGTGGTTTGGGAGCTGCTGCAGTCGCCGTACCTTTTATTAAGTCATGGAACCCGAGCGCCAAAGCCAAAGCGGCAGGTGCACCGGTTGAAGTTGACATCGGTAAACTAGAAGAAGGCCAGATGGTCCGCGTTGAGTGGCGCGGGAAACCGGTTTGGATTGTTCGCCGTGCTCAATCTGTTGTCGATGGCTTAACCGATCTCGATAGCCAGTTGCGTGACCCAAGCTCCGCTGAGGAGCAGCAACCGGCTTATGCCACCAACGCCTATCGCTCAATCAAGCCAGAGTATTTTGTTGCGGTGGGTATCTGTACCCACCTTGGGTGTTCTCCAACTTATCTGCCAGACACATTTAGCGAGCAAGTTCAGGGGGTAAAATCTGGCTTCTTCTGTCCGTGTCACGGCTCGAAGTTCGATATGGCTGGGCGCGTATTCCAAGGCGTACCTGCTCCTTTGAACCTTGTTGTTCCACCACATATGTATATCAGCGACACCAAGGTGATCGTTGGTGTCGATGAAGAAGGGGAAGCCTAA